One genomic window of Gavia stellata isolate bGavSte3 chromosome 7, bGavSte3.hap2, whole genome shotgun sequence includes the following:
- the C7H11orf96 gene encoding uncharacterized protein C11orf96 homolog, with translation MAAKPAELMGVCSSYQAVMPHFVCVAEEFPPPARPAKAPRGKARRPRQSRFKTQPVTFDEIQEVEEEGVSPMEEEKAKKSFLQSLECLRRSTQNLSLQRDRLGSCRLRNSLDSSDSDSAL, from the coding sequence ATGGCGGCGAAGCCGGCCGAGCTGATGGGGGTCTGCTCCAGCTACCAGGCGGTGATGCCCCACTTCGTCTGCGTGGCCGAGGAGttccccccgcccgcccgccccgccaaggccccccgcgggaaggcgcggcggccgcggcaGTCGCGCTTCAAGACGCAGCCGGTGACTTTCGACGAGATccaggaggtggaggaggagggggtgtCCCccatggaggaggagaaggccaaGAAGTCCTTCCTGCAGTCGCTGGAGTGTCTGCGGCGGAGCACCCAGAACCTCAGCCTCCAGCGGGACCGCCTGGGCAGCTGCCGCCTGCGCAACAGCCTCGACTCCAGCGACTCGGACTCGGCCCTCTGA